Proteins from one Pyrococcus kukulkanii genomic window:
- a CDS encoding CopG family transcriptional regulator — translation MSNEKGKIPKLFSGSLNDLTKPGKKKKEDKDLKEEKKQKTLYISLDTNRKLIELYAEEGRRQSRIVEDAVDLYYYLKKALGERKFDELMEVVKRENPELLRDYMKRFKA, via the coding sequence TTGTCGAATGAAAAGGGGAAGATACCAAAGCTCTTCTCGGGTTCCCTCAATGACCTCACAAAGCCCGGGAAGAAAAAGAAGGAGGATAAGGATCTAAAGGAAGAAAAGAAGCAGAAGACCCTCTACATCTCCCTTGACACAAACAGAAAGCTAATAGAGCTTTACGCCGAAGAAGGGAGAAGGCAGAGTAGGATAGTTGAGGATGCCGTTGACCTATATTATTACCTAAAGAAGGCCTTAGGGGAGAGAAAATTCGACGAGCTAATGGAGGTCGTTAAGAGAGAAAACCCCGAACTTTTAAGGGACTACATGAAGAGATTCAAAGCCTGA
- a CDS encoding ParA family protein, which translates to MAVVISIANQKGGVGKTTLALNLGHALAKLGRRVLLVDIDPQFNLTFALIGMDVVEYENKNIGTLMTKESQIEEVIINVKENLDLIPSHLTLSAKEIEILNSYNRERRLEKALKPIFPDYDYIIIDNPPSMGIFLVNSLTASDYVLIPLELSYFGVIGMQLMFNLMAMIKEETNDSLRLLGIVPNKFTRQTKVPQMRLKELKELYPDAPILPTIPKAIAIEKAQAEGKSIFEYEPDGKASRAFEKLAKEVISIVE; encoded by the coding sequence ATGGCGGTAGTTATCAGTATAGCCAACCAAAAGGGAGGGGTAGGCAAAACTACACTTGCCTTAAATCTCGGGCACGCCCTCGCTAAACTTGGTAGAAGAGTCCTTCTTGTTGACATTGATCCACAATTCAACCTGACATTTGCCCTGATTGGGATGGATGTAGTTGAGTATGAGAACAAAAATATAGGGACACTAATGACTAAAGAAAGCCAAATAGAGGAGGTAATAATCAACGTGAAGGAGAATCTTGACTTAATTCCAAGTCATTTGACCTTGTCCGCAAAGGAAATTGAGATCCTTAACTCGTACAACAGAGAGAGGAGATTAGAGAAAGCTCTAAAGCCCATATTTCCCGATTACGACTATATAATAATCGACAACCCTCCAAGCATGGGAATATTTTTGGTTAACTCCCTAACCGCTTCAGACTACGTTCTAATTCCGCTCGAGCTCAGCTATTTTGGAGTGATAGGTATGCAACTAATGTTCAACTTAATGGCAATGATAAAGGAGGAGACGAACGACAGTCTAAGGCTACTCGGTATAGTCCCAAATAAGTTTACTAGGCAGACAAAAGTTCCCCAGATGAGGCTAAAGGAGCTTAAGGAACTATATCCAGATGCTCCAATACTTCCCACTATTCCCAAGGCAATAGCAATCGAGAAGGCTCAAGCGGAAGGAAAAAGTATATTTGAGTACGAGCCCGATGGTAAGGCAAGCAGGGCATTTGAAAAGCTTGCCAAAGAGGTGATCTCAATTGTCGAATGA